In Aspergillus flavus chromosome 3, complete sequence, one genomic interval encodes:
- the flbA gene encoding regulator of G protein signaling domain-containing protein produces the protein MPTISSIPLDQGSPPSSHLRHSHHRLPTQSSLSNIPVPVSSSPDDFPSSTPPSASCTLTSATPAVAAPTTRTSTFTSTTSFTGSVIGSISRRNRRSFAALAREKTSNAFANLSAIGGTTNATLRSSASSGSLSKHSRKLSQVSVSEATGASPLTPPLSDSSTSSEQLSNTPIESPANPITPAVAEQVERRRQTLQHVPSLVGQQAQAVTPSKMHQTSSRLLRMTEDDRPFTKDFMDLFSTLMVSLKLDSHRVRFTRYDHSFTSEEAINNLGSLKFSQSNRMPDPKDPSRIVTTTTTTTFSMAKEMARSVCQRFVDARFIESVDGKASQFFPLKGALYQLTPKGINILQRFCQRNGITARHVIDVLESPRNTMQLVNLERDSETDKLSHDRATIEVIFRRFAGQDGPNVKSSISTSDSDSLSDYSNGLVGVKMAKERKINDKILINTFTGKAAVDWLMDCSTTIERRETVLIAELFVKYGLITMLQEDKLMPLPDNSIVGFQPSKNAIYGITERGQRVCGWIARDKSRETTAYDSRGIPKDSNNARLNHILHDPALRLLFREFLRYSLCEENLSFYLDVSEFTATYHKAEKVGTFKKSDSVRETLAAAYGLYNAFLAPGSPCELNIDHALRNSLASRMTKAVGDDESMFKSLQEVVHLFEMAQTSVFKLMSSDSIPKFLRDPKYAHILQEHDVELIGATRSYSPTPANVPERSMSRSARS, from the exons ACATACCTGTCCCggtctcttcctccccggaCGACTTCCCTTCTTCTACACCCCCATCCGCCTCTTGTACTCTCACCTCCGCAACCCCCGCTGTCGCTGCCCCCACGACCAGAACTTCCACGTTCACCAGCACTACCAGTTTCACTGGATCTGTAATTGGATCGATCTCGCGACGTAATCGCCGATCTTTTGCTGCTTTGGCCCGTGAAAAGACTTCGAACGCTTTTGCCAATCTCTCGGCCATTGGAGGTACCACCAACGCTACTCTACGTTCTTCAGCCTCGTCCGGAAGCTTGTCGAAACATTCGCGCAAGCTCTCCCAAGTCAGCGTCAGTGAAGCTACAGGAGCGTCGCCGCTGACTCCACCATTATCGGACAGCAGCACGAGCAGTGAGCAATTGAGTAACACACCCATTGAGTCTCCCGCCAACCCGATTACTCCGGCTGTGGCCGAACAAGTCGAAAGGCGCCGTCAGACCCTTCAACACGTCCCATCTTTGGTAGGGCAACAGGCGCAAGCCGTAACTCCATCGAAAATGCATCAAACATCTTCAAGGCTATTGCGTATGACTGAAGATGATCGTCCTTTTACGAAG GATTTTATGGATTTGTTTTCGACATTGATGGTCAGCTTGAAATTGGATTCGCATCGCGTACGATTTACGAGATACGACCACTCGTTCACATCTGAAGAAGCAATCAACAATCTTGGATCCCTCAAATTTTCCCAGTCCAACCGCATGCCAGACCCCAAGGATCCTTCTCGTATTGTTACGACCACTACGACAACCACGTTCTCCATGGCCAAGGAAATGGCCCGCTCAGTGTGCCAACGGTTTGTCGATGCGAGGTTCATTGAATCTGTTGATGGCAAGGCCTCTCAATTTTTCCCATTGAAGGGAGCTTTGTATCAACTTACACCCAAAGGAATTAATATTTTGCAAAGATTTTGCCAGAGGAACGGTATCACCGCACGCCATGTGATCGATGTGCTGGAATCTCCTCGTAATACAATGCAGCTTGTCAACCTGGAGCGCGATTCTGAGACCGATAAGCTATCTCATGATCGTGCCACTATTGAGGTCATCTTTCGCCGGTTTGCTGGCCAAGATGGACCTAATGTCAAGAGCAGCATATCCACCTCCGACTCGGACTCACTGAGCGATTATTCGAATGGTCTGGTTGGAGTGAAGATGGCCAAGGAGCGTAAAATCAACGACAAGATTCTTATCAACACCTTTACTGGAAAAGCCGCGGTAGATTGGTTAATGGACTGTTCGACTACTATCGAACGCCGGGAAACTGTTCTCATTGCTGAGTTGTTCGTCAAATATGGACTGATCACAATGTTGCAGGAGGATAAGTTGATGCCTCTGCCGGATAACTCGATAGTTGGATTCCAGCCCTCCAAGAACGCAATTTATGGCATTACGGAACGAGGCCAGCGAGTTTGTGGGTGGATAGCACGGGACAAGTCTCGCGAGACTACAGCATACGACAGCCGCGGTATTCCAAAGGACTCGAACAACGCTCGGTTGAACCACATTCTTCATGATCCTGCTCTGAGACTTCTTTTCCGTGAATTCCTCCGCTATTCTTTGTGTGAGGAGAACTTGTCCTTCTACTTGGATGTTTCCGAGTTTACTGCAACTTATCACAAGGCGGAGAAGGTTGGCACATTCAAGAAGTCTGACTCTGTTCGTGAGACCCTGGCTGCAGCATATG GTCTTTATAACGCCTTCCTGGCTCCCGGTTCTCCTTGTGAGCTTAATATTGACCACGCACTGCGCAACAGCTTGGCCAGTCGCATGACTAAGGCTGTAGGGGATGACGAATCAATGTTCAAGAGTCTCCAGGAAGTTGTGCACTTGTTTGAGATGGCGCAGACTTCTGTTTTCAAGTTGATGTCAAGT GATTCGATCCCGAAGTTTTTGCGCGACCCTAAGTACGCCCATATCCTCCAGGAGCATGATGTCGAGTTGATCGGCGCCACAAGGTCTTATTCGCCAACCCCAGCCAACGTTCCAGAACGCTCGATGAGTCGCTCGGCTCGGTCATGA